In Gemmata obscuriglobus, a single genomic region encodes these proteins:
- a CDS encoding DUF1559 domain-containing protein — MRFPRTAFTLLELLVVIGILAVLIGLLLPAVQKVRSAAARMQEANNMRQLGIAIHSFAAAHDGKLPDIDGAGPVKGDSVLYTLLPYLELQLPTGSQPSDSASSRWYQPKFFRAPADPSFGLAVAPDRAASDDLGDTSYAANAQALRRGAELQNGFPDGLSGTLLFSHHYARCGLSGFTWSILGTQCAEQGNPNPIPCDQPLRHRATFADAPMYTDVAPVAVAPGQSTASIRGLTFQVRPPFDSCDFRVPQALFASGLSALNADGSYRTIPSSVSEAVFWGAVTPAGGEVLGDW; from the coding sequence ATGCGTTTTCCGCGAACAGCGTTCACACTGCTGGAGTTGCTCGTCGTCATCGGAATCTTGGCGGTGCTGATCGGCCTGCTCCTCCCGGCCGTGCAGAAGGTGCGTTCGGCAGCGGCACGGATGCAAGAAGCGAACAACATGCGCCAGCTCGGGATCGCGATCCATTCGTTCGCGGCAGCCCACGACGGCAAACTGCCGGACATCGACGGCGCCGGTCCGGTAAAAGGCGATTCCGTGCTGTACACGCTGCTCCCGTATCTTGAGCTCCAGTTGCCCACGGGCAGCCAGCCGTCAGACTCTGCCAGCAGCCGGTGGTACCAGCCGAAGTTCTTCCGCGCGCCGGCCGACCCCTCGTTCGGCTTGGCTGTGGCCCCCGATCGCGCGGCCTCTGATGACCTCGGGGACACGAGCTACGCGGCCAACGCGCAAGCACTGCGGCGCGGTGCCGAACTCCAGAACGGGTTCCCGGACGGCCTATCGGGAACGCTCCTGTTCAGCCACCACTACGCGCGCTGTGGGCTCTCGGGCTTCACCTGGAGCATCCTCGGAACCCAATGCGCGGAGCAAGGCAACCCGAACCCGATCCCCTGTGACCAACCGCTCCGCCACCGTGCGACGTTTGCGGACGCGCCGATGTACACCGACGTGGCCCCGGTGGCCGTCGCGCCGGGACAATCTACCGCGTCGATTCGGGGCCTGACGTTTCAGGTGCGCCCGCCCTTCGACTCGTGCGACTTTCGAGTTCCCCAGGCCCTGTTTGCCAGCGGGTTATCGGCGCTCAATGCGGACGGGAGTTACCGGACGATCCCTTCGAGCGTGAGCGAAGCGGTGTTTTGGGGCGCAGTGACCCCGGCCGGGGGTGAAGTGCTTGGCGACTGGTGA
- a CDS encoding HEAT repeat domain-containing protein, with protein sequence MRRAAVTAVLGLLLGAALAAKGKEGLFLTAAVPAMPLVADGPGDADTEKLLKELGSDDWRTRERAGRELAARGERALPYMRRALNNTDDPEVLRRLSVLVRKMDHERLVAPKRVTLSAKGRTAKQIFDDIARQTGYRIEFGAASDAKHSFEFSNAPFWQAVDAVAGAAGATVQTDYDDSTVRVFNQDGANPYVTYAGPFRFMATNINSSRNVQLSGVGRRGGGERVHEYLNLNFQVNSEPKNPMLGISQVELSSAVDNLGGSLVPPRERNGFEYRSGYYSRGNRSHTQGMSVNLARADRGATSIKSLKGTARIELLSGTSPELVIADPLKVKKKSFAGRTVDLELTACDEDANNKGTFTVSVTAKNRVPVDPRRGDDYMWANAIPQRIELMDEKGTRYFSYGLQSSNHTPGGFQAVMMFGSEDRRTGQPGPRIGPPTKLVLTEWHTVTHEVAFEFKDIPLP encoded by the coding sequence ATGCGCAGGGCAGCCGTCACCGCGGTTCTGGGGCTGCTGCTCGGGGCGGCACTCGCGGCCAAAGGGAAAGAGGGGCTCTTCTTAACGGCCGCCGTGCCCGCGATGCCCCTTGTCGCCGACGGCCCCGGCGACGCCGACACCGAAAAGCTGCTCAAGGAGCTGGGCTCGGACGACTGGCGCACCCGCGAGCGGGCCGGGCGCGAGCTGGCCGCGCGAGGGGAGCGGGCGCTCCCGTACATGCGGCGCGCGCTCAACAACACGGACGACCCCGAGGTGCTGCGCCGGCTGTCGGTCCTGGTCCGCAAGATGGACCACGAGCGGCTCGTCGCGCCGAAGCGGGTCACCCTGAGCGCGAAGGGCCGGACCGCCAAGCAGATCTTCGACGACATCGCCCGGCAGACCGGCTACCGGATCGAGTTCGGCGCGGCGTCCGATGCGAAGCACTCGTTCGAGTTCAGCAACGCCCCGTTCTGGCAGGCGGTGGACGCGGTCGCCGGCGCCGCCGGGGCCACCGTGCAGACCGATTACGACGACAGCACGGTGCGGGTCTTCAACCAGGACGGCGCGAACCCGTACGTCACGTACGCCGGCCCGTTCCGGTTCATGGCGACCAACATCAACTCCAGCCGCAACGTGCAACTGTCCGGGGTCGGCCGGCGCGGCGGCGGGGAGCGCGTTCACGAGTACCTGAACCTGAACTTCCAGGTGAACTCGGAGCCCAAGAACCCGATGCTCGGCATCTCGCAGGTCGAGCTGTCGTCCGCGGTCGACAACCTGGGCGGGTCGCTGGTGCCGCCGCGCGAGCGCAACGGTTTCGAGTACCGGTCGGGCTACTACAGCCGCGGGAACCGCTCGCACACCCAGGGGATGAGCGTGAACCTGGCCCGCGCCGACCGCGGGGCGACCAGCATCAAATCGCTCAAGGGGACGGCCCGGATCGAACTCCTCTCGGGCACGTCCCCGGAACTGGTGATCGCGGACCCGCTGAAGGTGAAAAAGAAGTCGTTCGCCGGCCGGACCGTCGATCTGGAGCTGACGGCGTGCGACGAGGACGCGAACAACAAGGGCACGTTTACGGTGAGCGTGACCGCGAAGAACCGCGTGCCCGTGGACCCGCGCCGCGGCGACGACTACATGTGGGCCAACGCCATCCCCCAGCGCATCGAACTGATGGACGAGAAGGGGACGCGGTACTTCAGCTACGGATTACAGTCGAGCAACCACACCCCCGGCGGGTTCCAGGCGGTGATGATGTTCGGGTCGGAGGACCGGCGCACCGGCCAGCCCGGACCGAGAATCGGCCCGCCGACCAAGCTGGTGCTCACCGAGTGGCACACGGTGACCCACGAAGTGGCGTTCGAGTTCAAGGACATCCCGCTGCCGTGA
- a CDS encoding transglutaminase-like domain-containing protein, with protein sequence MKPLSFAPLFALLLGCCAAAAAQPNIVIRPQKSGEEKFDEARFLVIRPNGKPPSLSAPTLATPALPAKTSAPAGALQVPPPGAPKLDADVAFEYWFAAGVDGQRIGYVQWGAKATKKSGRDLLVGVKYQKFTVSRFGERVGQWAEESSVESPAGTVFLTGMRQGIGHNQALVLNGTVEGKTLKVTGEGAAKGASDTPWPEGVVGCVREPALFKEKPLKPGESFDYPSYIGVINRVVKMTVTLEAEETAALWAKEPARKLLRYVSKMEPVGTFKLPPATTWVDAETFEPLKMEFDFPGFGGKVTFLRTTREAATADVMRPVELFNAQSVRLDREIPGIHGRKSVVYKVSAPKDDDAGTLFPADARQAVKNLDARAKTFELSVSASHGPARGAPAQPAPGTEFTASNYFINWDNGGVKAHAAAATRGLPAAATDWDKAAAVERWVNRNMKAFEFSQAMATADNVAKTLSGDCTEYAMLSAAMCRAVGVPARTVLGLVYAPAKDGKPYLAYHMWFEVFAEGQWLPLDATLGLGGVGPGHLKIADHSWHDEKTFAPLLPVLRVLSAKPAMNVVTVEP encoded by the coding sequence ATGAAACCGCTGAGCTTCGCTCCGCTGTTCGCGCTCCTGCTCGGGTGCTGCGCCGCCGCGGCCGCGCAGCCCAACATCGTCATCCGGCCCCAGAAATCCGGCGAAGAGAAGTTCGACGAAGCCCGGTTCCTGGTCATCCGCCCCAACGGGAAGCCGCCCTCCCTTTCGGCGCCGACGCTCGCCACCCCGGCGCTCCCCGCCAAGACGTCCGCGCCCGCGGGGGCGCTGCAGGTGCCGCCGCCGGGCGCGCCGAAGCTCGACGCCGATGTGGCGTTCGAGTACTGGTTCGCGGCCGGCGTGGACGGCCAGCGGATCGGGTACGTGCAGTGGGGCGCCAAGGCGACCAAAAAGAGCGGGCGGGACCTGCTCGTTGGGGTGAAGTACCAGAAGTTCACCGTGTCGCGGTTCGGCGAGCGGGTGGGCCAGTGGGCCGAGGAGTCGTCCGTCGAGAGCCCCGCGGGGACCGTGTTCCTCACCGGCATGCGCCAGGGCATCGGTCACAACCAGGCGCTCGTGCTGAACGGGACCGTCGAGGGCAAGACGCTGAAGGTGACCGGCGAAGGGGCCGCGAAGGGGGCCTCCGACACCCCGTGGCCCGAGGGCGTGGTCGGGTGCGTGCGGGAGCCGGCGCTCTTCAAAGAGAAGCCGCTCAAGCCGGGCGAGTCGTTCGACTACCCGTCGTACATCGGCGTCATCAACCGCGTCGTGAAGATGACGGTGACCCTGGAGGCCGAGGAGACGGCCGCACTGTGGGCGAAGGAGCCGGCCCGGAAGCTCCTCCGCTACGTCTCGAAGATGGAGCCGGTGGGCACGTTCAAGCTGCCCCCCGCGACGACCTGGGTGGATGCCGAAACGTTCGAGCCGCTGAAAATGGAGTTCGACTTCCCGGGGTTCGGCGGGAAAGTCACGTTCCTGCGCACCACGCGCGAGGCGGCAACGGCCGACGTGATGCGGCCCGTCGAACTGTTCAACGCGCAATCCGTCCGACTGGATCGCGAGATTCCGGGAATACATGGCCGGAAGAGTGTCGTCTACAAAGTGTCGGCCCCGAAGGACGACGACGCGGGCACCCTGTTCCCGGCGGACGCGCGCCAGGCCGTTAAGAACCTCGACGCGCGGGCGAAGACGTTTGAGCTGAGCGTGTCGGCGTCTCACGGGCCGGCGCGGGGTGCCCCGGCGCAGCCCGCACCGGGCACCGAGTTTACCGCGAGCAACTATTTCATCAACTGGGACAACGGCGGGGTGAAGGCGCACGCGGCCGCCGCCACCAGAGGGCTCCCGGCGGCCGCAACCGACTGGGACAAGGCGGCGGCGGTCGAGCGCTGGGTGAACCGGAACATGAAGGCGTTCGAGTTCTCGCAGGCGATGGCGACCGCCGACAACGTGGCGAAAACGCTCAGCGGGGACTGCACCGAGTACGCGATGCTGTCGGCGGCGATGTGCCGCGCGGTCGGCGTGCCGGCGCGGACGGTGCTGGGGCTGGTTTACGCGCCCGCGAAAGACGGCAAACCGTACCTGGCGTACCACATGTGGTTCGAGGTGTTCGCGGAGGGCCAGTGGCTACCGCTCGACGCGACGCTCGGGCTGGGCGGGGTCGGTCCCGGGCACCTGAAGATCGCGGACCACAGTTGGCACGACGAAAAGACGTTCGCACCGCTGCTCCCGGTACTCCGTGTGCTGTCCGCGAAGCCGGCCATGAACGTGGTGACGGTCGAGCCTTGA